The sequence below is a genomic window from Nostoc flagelliforme CCNUN1.
CACTCCAAAATGGGCTTATGTCTCTTGGCACATTTCCAAGGCTCAGAACCAAGCACTGCGACAACAGGGTGGCTCTCAATTGGTAGTGCGGCTCTACGATGTGACTGGGATTGACTTGAGTTATCAAAGTCCCCAGCTTGTACAGCAGTATGAATGTGAAGAGGTAGCACGCGATCGCTTTGTGGCTATTCCCGTCAGCGATCGCGACTACATGGTTGAAATTGGCTATATTGCCGATGGCGATGGTTGGTTACTCATAGCCCGTTCACCTAATATTCGAGTTTTCAGTCGTTCCCACGAAGATTTTTGGTTTGTGGCAGATACTGAGTTGATTATTCACGGAGCAACCCAACCAAATACAAGCGTAAACATTGGTGGGCATTCCATCAAAATCAAACCCGATGGTACTTTCCACTTACGTCTTCCCTTTTCAGATGGTTTAATGGACTATCTCATAACGGTAGCTGCTGATGGGGAATCCACTAGAACTATCCATAAGAAGTTCTCCCAGGAAACTTCCGAAAGCTAGTACCGCAAGGCAAAAGTCAACATAATTCGTAATTGATAATACTTCGGCTACGCCCTTCTCTACGAGAGGCTGCGCCAACGGCTACGCTCAGGACAGGCTCAGGACAGGCTCACTATAAGTTCGTAATTCTTAGTTACAATCAGTAGGGGCTTGCACCCTCTACTGAATTGTTGCACCACTAAATCACAGATTATGGTGGGGGTTTGTACCCTCTTTAATTACGAATTACGAATTATTCAGGAGGCAGGAGGGAACCCACCCTATAACAAATGCGTCCACCGAAATAACAAATGCGTTCGCCGAAATAACAAATGCGTTCGCCGAAATAGCAAATGTGTTCGCCGAAATAACAAATGGGTTCGCCGAAATAACAAATGGGTTCGCCGAAATAACAAATGGGTTCGCCGAAATAACAAATGTGTTCGCGAAAATAACAAATGCGTTCGCGAAAATAACAAATGCGTTCGCCATGATTGCAAGAATTTAGCTTTGTCACGCCAGCGTAACGAACTCCAAATCTTTGGTAGATGAAGTTTTTCCGACTTGTGCGTACACCGTAGCCAAAGCATCGGGGAGGGGATTAAGGGGAGCCAGTGCGGTGAGACAGCCCCCGTCTTGGCGGTTCCCGTCGATAGCGCAGCGTGAGCGAGTCTTCTCCCTTCGCGTAGCGTCTCGTAGAGAAGGGGAGGGATGCCCAAACGGCTGTAGGGCGAACGAGCGTCTGAGGGACTGCCTTTGCCGTTGGGTCTTAGGACCTCCCCAAGTGGAGCATCTGGTGTGTGGGGTGCAATGACTATAGGATCATAACGAATTAACTGGGCATTATTATATAACTTCGGTGGTTCAAAAAAAAGAAAACTGTTGTAATAATTGCGTATGAAATGGCCAAATCATTTTTTGCTAGGACTGTTCACTGCATTTCTATGCATAGCCTTATCCCCTGTTTTGGCAAAACCTCCTGCTGTCTACTCTGCGATGCAAAATTTGACCGAGCAACGGGAGTGGGAAAAACAAGGAAGTAGTGAAAGCAGGGAACTGGTGAATGCCCAATCCCCTACTTTCCACTCCCTACTCTCTCTGAAAAGCGACCCATTGCAAACGGCAAGCGTAGTGGAACAGGGCAAGAAATTATACGACACGGGACAGTTTACTGAAGCGGTCAAAGTTTTGCAACAGGCTGCTGCTGGATTTAAAACCTCTAAAGATGGATTACAAGAAGCGATGACGCTGAGTAATCTCTCCTTGGCTTATCAGCAACTTGGCTTGTGGGCTGAGGCTCAGGAAGCGATCGCCCAAAGTTTAAAATTATTACAGTCAGGGGAAAATACGGGCACTTCCGGTGAGCGATCGCAAATTATTGCACAAGCCCTAGATGTGCAAGGACAGTTACAACTGGCACAAGGACAAGCAGAAGGCGCTTTAACTACCTGGCAAAAAGCCGCTGATATTTATCAGCAAATGGGCGACAAGGCTAGATTAACTCGTAACCGAATTAACTCTGCACAAGCTTTGCAAGCTTTAGGGCTTTACCTTCAGGCTAACAAAATTTTAAACGAAGTACAGCAAACCCTTACCAGCCTTCCAGACTCACTTATAGTAGCCACAG
It includes:
- a CDS encoding tetratricopeptide repeat protein, whose product is MKWPNHFLLGLFTAFLCIALSPVLAKPPAVYSAMQNLTEQREWEKQGSSESRELVNAQSPTFHSLLSLKSDPLQTASVVEQGKKLYDTGQFTEAVKVLQQAAAGFKTSKDGLQEAMTLSNLSLAYQQLGLWAEAQEAIAQSLKLLQSGENTGTSGERSQIIAQALDVQGQLQLAQGQAEGALTTWQKAADIYQQMGDKARLTRNRINSAQALQALGLYLQANKILNEVQQTLTSLPDSLIVATGLRSLGNVRRVVGDLNVSRLVLGKSLAVAKRVQSPKAIAEAQLSLGNTARAQQDTEAASQYYQEAAAVSVSSITRIQANLNLLSLLLEKKQDQDALALSSQIQSEISNLPPSRTSVYTRIKFAQNLTQLKEKPSIDTPSWLNIAQQLSTAIEQAQNLQDRRAESYAMGSLGELYEKTSQFSDAQELTDKALFIAQSINASDIAYQWQWQLGRILKKREILKARSHPIM